In the genome of Streptomyces globosus, one region contains:
- a CDS encoding DUF4307 domain-containing protein: MSTVREGLPEGRYGRSADERADRKLKIVGSVLGVGLLAVVGWIGWDYVAGQTVSAEVIKFQVVSDSEVQVHLEVRKDASVAGVCTLISQDRGHGEVGRADFAFPQRASRVDEVVSLKTTARATAVELVGCQAAGSAG; this comes from the coding sequence ATGAGCACGGTGCGCGAGGGACTGCCCGAGGGCCGCTACGGCCGGTCGGCGGACGAGCGTGCGGACCGCAAGCTGAAGATCGTCGGCTCGGTGCTGGGGGTCGGCCTGCTCGCCGTGGTCGGCTGGATCGGCTGGGACTACGTCGCCGGTCAGACGGTCAGCGCCGAGGTGATCAAGTTCCAGGTGGTGTCGGACTCCGAGGTGCAGGTGCACCTGGAGGTCCGCAAGGACGCCTCGGTCGCCGGGGTGTGCACCCTGATCTCCCAGGACCGCGGCCACGGCGAGGTGGGCCGGGCCGACTTCGCCTTCCCGCAGCGGGCGTCGCGGGTGGACGAGGTGGTGTCGCTGAAGACGACGGCGCGCGCCACGGCGGTCGAGCTCGTGGGCTGCCAGGCGGCCGGCTCCGCAGGCTGA
- the mca gene encoding mycothiol conjugate amidase Mca, whose amino-acid sequence MTEQLRLMAVHAHPDDESSKGAATMAKYVSEGVPVLVVTCTGGERGSILNPKLQGDKYIEENIHEVRAKEMEEARQILGVEQEWLGYVDSGLPEGDPLPPLPEGCFALEDVDEAAGRLVKKIRAFRPQVITTYDENGGYPHPDHIMTHKITMVAFDGAADTGKYPEDEFGPAFQPQKLYYNQGFNKPRTIALHEALLARGMESPYGEWLERWKEFERTERTLTTHVPCADYFEIRDKALIAHATQIDPDGGWFRVPMEIQKEVWPTEEYELAKSLVDTSLPESDLFAGIRENVPS is encoded by the coding sequence TTGACCGAGCAGCTGCGACTGATGGCCGTCCACGCGCACCCCGACGACGAGTCGAGCAAGGGCGCGGCCACGATGGCCAAGTACGTGTCCGAGGGGGTGCCCGTGCTGGTCGTGACCTGCACCGGCGGCGAGCGCGGCTCGATCCTGAACCCCAAGCTCCAGGGTGACAAGTACATCGAGGAGAACATCCACGAGGTCCGCGCCAAGGAGATGGAGGAGGCCCGCCAGATCCTCGGCGTCGAGCAGGAGTGGCTCGGCTACGTCGACTCCGGCCTCCCGGAGGGCGACCCGCTGCCCCCGCTGCCCGAGGGCTGCTTCGCCCTGGAGGACGTCGACGAGGCGGCCGGCCGCCTGGTGAAGAAGATCCGCGCCTTCCGGCCGCAGGTCATCACCACGTACGACGAGAACGGCGGCTACCCGCACCCCGACCACATCATGACCCACAAGATCACGATGGTGGCGTTCGACGGCGCGGCCGACACCGGGAAGTACCCGGAGGACGAGTTCGGCCCGGCCTTCCAGCCCCAGAAGCTCTACTACAACCAGGGCTTCAACAAGCCGCGCACCATCGCCCTGCACGAGGCGCTGCTCGCCCGCGGCATGGAGTCCCCGTACGGCGAGTGGCTGGAGCGCTGGAAGGAGTTCGAGCGCACCGAGCGGACGCTCACCACGCACGTGCCGTGCGCCGACTACTTCGAGATCCGCGACAAGGCGCTCATCGCGCACGCCACGCAGATCGACCCCGACGGCGGCTGGTTCCGCGTCCCCATGGAGATCCAGAAGGAGGTCTGGCCCACCGAGGAGTACGAGCTCGCGAAGTCCCTCGTCGACACCTCCCTCCCCGAGTCCGACCTCTTCGCGGGCATCCGGGAGAATGTCCCGTCATGA